The DNA segment CAAAGAACACAGTGTGCAAAATAAGAGAGCTTGTGGTGagggttttaattttaatgcaatCACACAAATATCTGGTATTCtgataaagaaaaaagcctCTGCTTCCAGTCTAAATCACATTACAAGAGAAGCTTAAAGTAGTTTTTGCTGAAATAAACCCAACTTGCTCACCTCTGTTAAGTGCAATGGGCAGTACCAAGTGTCTGGACAAGACAGGAGGGCTGGAAATGTCAGCAATATCTACAAACCCAACAATTTCAAGATCTGCAGGGAGACAACAGATTTAAATCAGATTCAAGACAGTTTAAGTCACACTTGGAAATAACTGAAATGTATTCAGAGCCAATTTAACATCACCAGTTCTTGCACCACCAGGTTTTCTGAAGCAGTGACTAAAGATAGCACAAGACAACCCAAACTCAACTGGAGTTGAAGTTAGAAATACATGttagaaatacataaaaacacACATCTTTTGAAGATGACtttcagcacacacagactgCAGCTGGACAGTTACACAACTGGACACCTTGATACTTATGCTGTACACAATCCATTGCTGTCTTGTAAATTGCAAAAGAGAAAACCCAAATACCTGCTGCTCATGGGAGGTGTGTCCACCAACAGGAGGGCTGGGAAAGTTTTTCTTTGCACAgttgtttataaaaataattcctcctTCCTGAAGCTTATGAGGTGTTCATGGAAAGAAGCCTGTGGCTGTCTTCCAGTCTCTACCCATAGAAATTGGTATTCTGAGCTCTGAAAGTGCCTCTACCCTACACCAGGCCTTTAACCAGGTACATATGGATGAAGTAGGATGATATTTTTGTACCCTGGTgtcacacatacacaaaaaaattacacaatCAGAGACTGATTCTTGCAGAGACAAAGCAGTAACTACACAGGATGAGAGGTGGTGGTGAAATGGCAGAAACCAAACGGATTTTAGTAAAAAAGCAATCAAAGATTTGTTACCTGTATTAATTGCTTTAGGAATGGGGTCTATTTCCTCATCTATAATGAAAGGCTCTGGTCTGGGAAATACTTGCACATCAGATGTTAAGTGGCCACACTTGAGGACAGCATGGAATGGTGTATAAGCCAGGTCTATTAGCTTTCTAGAACACAGTTATTAAGGAAAACACAATACATATCAAATGAAAATAGTTTGTCTAAAGCACACTAATTTAGCTCCCAAACCTTTTTAAACTACAGTTAATTCAATAGTTCTAGTGTTGCTAAATTATGAAACAAAGCATCATTATCCTACTCATGGCAAATGAACAATAATTATGGAAATTACAGTCTTCTATCTGCCAAGCATAAGCAGATGCTATGGTTTGGTTACAAtgactaaaataaatattgaccATAACCAGTGAAGGCCAAGATGAAATCACAGTTAACAAgatcataaaataaatataaaaaaataaaaagagtttaATTAGAACATTTCATATCACCAGATTTCTTattgtatttgttttcctttcaagaTACCAACTGGGGACCTTCCCAGAGGTCTGTTATCAACAAGTGTGCTCACCCAAACATGGACTGCACATTCTTCAGGCACAGGGGCCCATCAATGGTGAAAATCTGCCCTTCCCCATTGTTTAAATCAATGAGCCGTTCCAGGCAGTCTAAGGAATCTGTGCTTtgaagctgcagaaaaataaaggggaatatttttgttgagtgttctttttattctcttgtactaaccagtatttttaaagaaaatatacacAACACAGCAAAAAGCATCTGATTGGATGCTCCCAtgattttctgttctctctctctctcctttccaaATAAACTAACATTCTTTGTCTCGCAGGCAATGTTCTCTTATTACTTATCAGAAatagattatttattttaaatattttcccagtttttttgAGATGCAAACAGTGCTTCAATCCACCAGCTTAATCAAAAGGATCATCTTTGACAGAGATCATGAGGCTGATATATCTAATTGATGCTTAAGCATCTGTGAAGGACACAAGAATACAGGTGTCAAATCAAAAGCAATGCTTTTAATAAAACTGAATCTAAGGAATATTAGTCAAATAGGCTTCTCTTTAAACAGTGTTTATCCAGCAGAATTCTAACTCCTGTGaagatttttaaagctgtgattGAAATTTgcaagagaaggagaaaggaggaaggaaattGGCATCTTTCCTTCAAAACTAAGGGAAGCTGGTTTGAACACTGGCTTCAGTTTTCTCCCCTCACATTTTTACATACAGTGACTGTGTTATAAATGTTGAGCATCTTTGCAACACAAGTCATTTATTCAACAATTTAACTGCAGATTAAGAAGAGCCCCAAAAGCATTCAATGTAATTAATTCAGTAGTAATACAAACAGAGTAATTAAAATTCCGTAATATTCCCCAGGGACAAACTGACACGATTTATAAAGATTATGGTAATAATGCAAAAGCAGTAGATAATAACAGTGCAACAATAAACCTTAAATCCCCTTTCACCCAGAATGTCAACTAAACCTTAAGCACAAGAACATCAACGCAATGTTTTGTGCTGACCTGGTCATTAGTTCAGAGAAGACCAACAATTATCCAATGCAACAAAGAATAAGACATCACCTCTTCCAGGTTGGCCATGCACATGACATAGAGCTTGGACGGGAACGGGAAGGGCAGAGGGAACCTGTTGCTGTCGCTGCGCTGGCTGTGGGTGGCCAGGGAGTGGCGCAGGGAGCCTCTGCCGATGCCCAGGCAGCCGTCGGTCACCAGGACAACCTGCAGGGACCGGCGACACGTCAGACACCTCCAGCTAGGCACCCGAACCCCCACACCCCGCGGGAGCCTTCCTGCAGCACGTGCTCccacccaaaatccatccctgctcccaccgGATCTTCCTCCAGCcaaagagctgccagcagaaTTGCCAGAAAAAGCCCCACAGCAAGGAGAAATTGAAGATTGGACCCTGGTGATTTACATGGTGTGCAtgggaaataaatgttttcttggCATTAGGTGATTGCACTAAAATTTGAGTCtcataaatttcatttttaagtgtACACTAAGAAGCACAGTGACTGCACAGCCAAAAAAGCTGAGCTGTTGGATTCAAGGATTCCAGGTGTATTTTCAGATGGATGATTAAGCCCATTTCTTCTGCAGAATCTGGAGAGCAACTCAACTTCCACTACAAGCCACAGAAACCTCAAAAAGGGTAATATTAGTGATTTTAATTCTTTGCAAACACAGCTATAGTATGCTCACATTTTGAAGCAGAGCTACTTTAGCAAAAACACACACTTCTTCATTCACTTGCACATTCAGAGTCAATCCTTGTGGAAACCTGCACTAATTACACTGAATAATGGGATTATGTACACTCAGCTGTGATCCAGTCACTTCCAGAGTAGTAAAAGAGCTGCTCCTTCAATCCTGCATGGCAACAGCAGGCATGATTTCTGGCTGGTAGATAAGGAGAATCAAATCCAATTGAAACTCCATGTGTAATTGCTACATCCAGATTTGTATTCTCCCTTCATCTTCAGTCTCTCTTGCAGTCTCCTCAGAGCTGGTGCTCACCAGTGATGTTTTCCACTACTCCAAGGCTGCATAGTACATTCCCCAGTGCCCTCCACCACCCCAGCACCTGAAATGCCAGTAAAATGAACTATGACACAAATGAGAGACAAAATAGTTGAGGTCTAATCTCTGCTTGGTTTTCACAACTTTCTTGTTCTTTGCTTTGAACATTTTTTGCTGTCCCAAGGTGCCTTTTGTCCGTGTTGGATGATGAAGCACTATCTTTTTTCCCTTAAGGAATATTGCTTCAAGCATCTTCCCAGCTCACTGAGCTGCAAAATTACTGAACTTCAATCAAGTGTCTCAGAAAACTGAGGGTTAAAAGCAAACTCTGCCATAAGAGGCAGCAGATTTGGAAAGCTGAGAGCTTGGAGGGCTGAGTGGGGTATGTGAGCAGCTGCATGGCAAATGACTCATTTGGGAGAGAAGTCAGATCAAAACACACTCTACAGCAGCCCCACGCTGTTGGTTCAGAGCTGCAATTTTTATAAGCCCTGGAAACCATCATGGACTGGAGGGGAGAGGCTCCTGCATGTGGAACTACACCCTTTCCAAATGGAGCTGGGGATCCTGGGACAGCAGATTGCATCCAGATCAAACACCAGGCCtgcacagcagtgctcctgAGCCACATTTTATAATCCACTGCATTACAATTGCACATTGGGCAGGAAATAGTCTCATTTTTTTTGctactgaatatttttataaagatCACCTTCTGTTCATATTGCAGGTTTAGCCAAAATACTAATTCTTTGTGTTTTTGCAGTACCAGCATGCCTGAGAGAATTCCAAACTTTCAAATTACATTTACAACTCACAGGaacagaatcaatcacagaatcacaggatggtttgggttggaaggggccttaaagatcaccAAGTTCCAATCTTCCTGCCAGGGATAACTAAACATGCAGAGAACTTAAACCAGTGAAATCAGCCATACCTGGCAAGGAATTGCtgctccccattcctgctggaCAATATTGCAAAcccccagcagggctgactCCAAACAGGTTTTGTCATAATCATCCATGTTACTCAGGGCTTCCTGCAAAGACACCAGAGTCACTGCTGGGGGACTATCCCTGCCAGGAGACACCCAGCAGTCACTCATGGCTTTGAAGGAACTGTAATATTATCAACACAGCtctttaaaagtgaaaaaacaccTCCACATGTCTTAAAAAGTGGAAACCTGAGGCAGCAtctaaaggaaaacatttagCTGAGAAAATCCTGAAAGGTGTCAGAGCAGCTTAAACTTCTCAGAGATTCACAGAGACCACAAGGAGCTGGTCTCACAAAAACTGTTTGCAGAGAGAGAGTAACAAACCCAAAACTCACATCTGCATCCATAAACCAGCTTTTCTCCTAAAAGTGAAAACCTCACACTTAACACAGCATCACCAGGGTGCAGCTGTGAGATGAACTTGCCTAaaggagcctggctgggctcctggctTGCAAAATTACTCAAATGAACTCTTAGGGAAGTGAAAAAACAATAAGAGAGGATGCACTGGCACTCACCTGCTAAACTGCAAACATAACAGAGAACAGCTTTCAAAATCTCTTTGCCCCATGGACAAACCTAAACCAAGTGCCCTGTGACAGCAATGCGTCATTTCCTCCTGCATGTGAGGGTCAGATATAAATGTATCATTTTTACTGGATTCAGAGGCTCCAGTGCCTCGCTGCATTCATGTGAAATTTCCCTCCTGGACTTTCTCCTTTCTATTTCCTGCTCCCAACTTCCCACCACATCTATGAGGCCTAAAATCACTTATTCTCACTCTTGCACTGTTTTGACTTACACATTCCCTCAACAGCAGCTTCTCTCTACCAAATCACTTGACTCAAAGTCAAATGGTCCTGTTGGCTCCATCCTTTATCAGGAGCAAACCAACAACTACACATAAAAACAGGGACATCTCAGAACCAGTTATAGAGCTTCATCAGGCAACCCTTCCCTCCATGCCATTTTAGATTGAATCAGACACACCCCAGTGCTCACCTGCAACGGTGGAACTGGCAAAATTCAATGTTTCAAAAACACCGATTTCACCTACCCTTAAAATACGGACAAACCCACTCAATTCATGACATTGTGCACAGGATCACACATACCAAATCACACAATTTCACTGTGCTTAGGTGGTGCAATTGGCTGTTTTGTAAAAAATACCGACGGTTTATCGCTTTAAGTGTTCACACCCCCTACCTGGAGTGTGTTGTAGTCTCTCGTGAAGGGCACCATCAGCTCCCAGAGGGATGAAAACACCACCAAGGCCGTGAACTCCAGCTTGTAGTTGGTGGCCATGTGCTCGAAGAGCATGGTGAGCCCGTGGGCAGCCAGGTGCTTGCGCTGGTACTCCTCGGAGCCCTCCACCGACACCGGCCGCGTCATGGACAGCGACACGTCCATCACCACCACCGTGGGCATGGCGAGCGCCCCTCCGCCCTCACGGACGGGACCGATGGGATCACCTGCCTGCAGCGGGACGGAAAGGCACAAACATTATCAAAGCTGCACTGCTGGAGCCGCGCGTCTCGCCCCCCACGCTGACCCCGGGGAGAAGCGACAATTACCCTTTTTCCCTTCAAAACGAGGGACTGAGCACAGATTCAGTGAATACACGCTGAACCCCACGCAGCATTTCCAGCGGGGTGCACAGCAAGGCCTGGAGGCGGCAGTAGCTAAGCCTCTCTGGGGAAAGGGCGCAGCCCCGCCGCTCCGAGGGCGGTCGGGCAGAgatccagccctccctgcaAGCCTTCGCCCTCAGCGGGGCGCTCCCGGGGCGCGCCCGGgccgagcggcggcggcggcacgGAGCGGGGCGGCGGAAGGGAAATGGTGCTGCACACCCGGTCCGCCGCGCCGCCATGCGTGCGCACGGAAAGCGTCCCCCTGGAAAGCGCGGCCCGCGCGGGAAGGACCGCGCCTCAGCGCCTCACGCGGTCCGTGAGGGCTGGCACCGCGCGGGAAGCGGGAATGGGGCATGTCCGTGCTGGGGGAATGTGGTGCCCTCATCAGATATTACCGCAAATAATAGCTGTGTGTGGAGAAGGGTTTATTAATAAGCATCCGAGCTGGGCAGTGCGCCTCCTCCCAGTTCTGTACCTGTGGGAGTAGGGGGCAGGAGGCAGTAAACCCCAGTGCTGGATGTACTCCTGAAACTGTGTGTTCAGGCAAcagtttgctttaaaattatcATCAGAGAGTCACAGAGTAGTTtagctggaaaagccctctaaagCCATCAAGTCCCACTATTCCCctagcactgccaaggccacagAAGCCGcgtccccaggtgccacatccgTAGAGCTTTTAAATCTCTCCAGGGAcggggactccaccactgccctgggcagcctgttccagtgctgaaCAAGCCTTTCAGTAGAGAAtatttccctaatatccaacctaaacctcccctggcacaacctgaggctgttccctctcctcctgtccctgttccctgggagcagatcccaaatcccccgcgactgtcccctcctgtcacagagctgtgcagagccacaaggtccctcctgagctccttttctccaggctgagctccctcagctgctccagaccctttcccagctctgtttccttccctggacatgctccagcacttCCATGTGCTACTTGGCATGAAGGACtcaaaatcaaatcaaaattCTCTAATTTCCGTGCGATAAATCTGATTATTAGATTGTTGTTAAATCCTTAACCAGGGATGTTATTATTTCTTCCCCTGTGGGATTGCACATCCCCaggtccctgctccctccctcctggcaCAAGCCATGAGGGATGTTTCCAGGAGTCAATGAGTTTTAAACCTCCCTCTGGAACTGCAAAGTAGACACATGCTGTGGCAAagaccagcagagctgcttgtcTGGCATCTGGCCTGTCACCCACAGGAGATACCTCAAAATGCAGCTCCATGTGCCTTGTTTAGAAGTGTTTATAAATGTGATTTACCCACTGCCAGTGCCGTGAGGGTGATCCGTGTCCATGGCTGGTGCTTCAATCCAGGAGTTTGTGAAGGGGATAATCACCTGCCCTCACACTGAGAATAACCTGTGGTAGCAGACAAAGGTATTGGCTTCAGAGATAGACCCAAATCTATACAATACTATTTAATCTTCTTAGGGGCTGCGGGTATTAAACTGGATTGGGAATTCCTCCACTAACATGTCCTTCACACCTGACCCGCTCTTGTTTtagggctctgccagcagaggaCACATCCTGAAAATGGGATAATTTTCACCTGCTtgtctctgcagcagcatctcccatcTGGCTGTTAAGTACCAAAGAAGCTTCCAGCACTACACTCAACCGCTGGaactcctcttcctcctggaCAGACCTTTGGAAGGTAGGCTGGGAAGGTTTGTGGGATTGCTTTGGATCTTGTGTTACTGAGACTGGAGGTGAGAAAAGGAGTTTATCAGGAGTTGACCTAAACATACAAGACTAGAGAAACAATTTCTCTGGTCAGGAATTGTgaaaggctgcagagctcttAGAATTGATCCTAGCTTTGGATGTCTTTTGTAAGCAGCTTGATTTGGAGAGGAGAAGTAAAACCAATGTTTAAATAGGAGTGTGTGCATAACTGTGTTCTCTCTGTGCCATCCTTTTAACTCTCCTGTCCTTGTTACAGGGAGTTATTTTCTCATAATATGCATTTGTTATACCTGTTGTGCAGTTCTACCACAtgtatgtttattttctttttatgcatGAAAAGCAAAGCTTGTATCATCTATTTATCTAGGTACTCCCATGACCCTCTCCTACTGTTGCCTTAGTGATCCTCCCAACTATTTAAATTAACACTGCTTGTTTTGCAGGAAATTTAGGCTGATAACTTCCCTGGGTGTTATGCAAGAGGGTAAATGTGTGATAACTTGCATGAGGAGCTTATCTGAGAACAGTTTAGAAAACTATGATTCACAtctaaaaaataattcacagcTAAAGACTAATGTAACATGCCcactctggggaaaaaaataatccatgAAGTGTCATTCTAAGGTGAAACATTCAAGCAGTGCTGAAGGGTAAATTCTGTCCAGCCCCcagtctctgtccctgtgctgccacagctgcaggcacTGTCACTCTGGCATTTACAATTTCCTCCCTTTCTAAATGCTCTTCACATAATTATGCAAGGTATGCTAATTACCCCCTAATAAAAGGTATGATTAGAATTCCACTTTGCCAGTTCTGATTTCTACAGAAACCCCTGGAAAGACGTAGTCATAGAAACAAAAGGCTGCTCAGCACCCCCAGTTTTACTAGAGCCACATCTTCCTCACCCTCTGctcaaactgaaagaaaaaagtcactCTTGCTTGGATGGTTTCCTGGGGAGTGAAAGGCTGGAAAGCCATGGAATACCCTCACTGGGAACTCTAAACCAGTTTCCATTCTCCTGAGGTTATTTTGGTGAATAACTGGTTTAGGAGGGAGGTTTGAACAGCTTGGTCTTGTCCTCAGAGCATCAATTTTAGCAATTTAAAGTTGGTTCCTTGACAGAAGCCATATCCACTTCTCCTGAAGAACACTGACCCAATTGATAATATTACAGAATAACAACTGGACTCCAGTAAATACAGTCCTTAACAGCTCCTGGATATGGGCATTTGTTGAAATCAGAATTTAGCTTGGATCGGACTGCCTCAGTCAACTCTTCTTGAATAAGCCAAACCTTTGATTATTAATCAGCATAACCAACagtcatattaaaaaaatagattgaAACCTGGATCTAGATCTCTCTTTACTCACTTAAgtccatttctttttattgaaaaatagaCAAGCAGTCAGTGAAGCATTGCTGCCCAAATGGTGGAAAGTTGCAGTACTTTGTTTTTCACaccatattttcttttgcaggatTCCCCATTTTGTGCTGTGCAGTTCCACTCCTGATGTTCCAGATCAGCAAACTGCTGACCAAGTGAGGTCTTCAGTGGCTTCTGGACACTGCCCTGAGTTTTGAACCTTTAGGAAATGCATTTACCACGGAGGAGGCGGCTACGGAGGAACCGAATCGTCTTCTTGCTTTCCATAGTGTTGGTCCTCTCTTTCTACCAGCTCCAGTtcagcccctctgcccttccAGCATCACACAGAGCCCCCCAACCCATGGACCCTGTCATAGTGACTTCCAGGGACCTCCCCAGCAACAAGACTGCTGTAAGAGGCAATGCCACAGCACCCAAAATACGGCACTGTATCTATGTGGATCCTGAGCCAACTGTGCCCGTCCCTACATCAGTGGGTACAACACCACAGCAAGAAAATGCCAGTGAAAGCTCCCCAGATAAAAAACCACCCTATGAGTCCAAAGGAGAATACCCCCAGGACCTGTTCAGTGTGGAAGAACGCAGGCAAGGGTGGGTTGTACTTCACATCTTTGGCATGATGTATGTATTTGTGGCCTTGGCCATAGTGTGTGACGAGTATTTTGTCCCTGCTTTGGGAGTGATCACTGAGAAGTTGCAGATCTCTGAAGATGTGGCTGGAGCCACCTTCATGGCAGCAGGTGGATCAGCACCAGAACTCTTCACGTCCCTCATAGGTGTCTTCATCTCACACAGCAATGTCGGCATCGGTACCATTGTGGGCTCAGCAGTGTTTAATATCCTCTTTGTCATTGGCACCTGTGCCCTCTTCTCAAGGCAGATACTCCACCTGACATGGTGGCCCTTATTTAGAGACATCTCATTCTACATTGTAGACTTACTGATGCTCATCCTGTTTTTCCTAGACAGTGTCATTGATTGGTGGGAAAGCCTCCTTTTACTGACTGCCTATGCCACATACGTGTTCACCATGAAACAGAACGTATTCCTAGAGCAATGGGTGAAGCAGGAGCTG comes from the Oenanthe melanoleuca isolate GR-GAL-2019-014 chromosome 10, OMel1.0, whole genome shotgun sequence genome and includes:
- the INTS14 gene encoding integrator complex subunit 14; this translates as MPTVVVMDVSLSMTRPVSVEGSEEYQRKHLAAHGLTMLFEHMATNYKLEFTALVVFSSLWELMVPFTRDYNTLQEALSNMDDYDKTCLESALLGVCNIVQQEWGAAIPCQVVLVTDGCLGIGRGSLRHSLATHSQRSDSNRFPLPFPFPSKLYVMCMANLEELQSTDSLDCLERLIDLNNGEGQIFTIDGPLCLKNVQSMFGKLIDLAYTPFHAVLKCGHLTSDVQVFPRPEPFIIDEEIDPIPKAINTDLEIVGFVDIADISSPPVLSRHLVLPIALNREGDEVGPGITDDTEDENSANQIAGKIPNFCVLLHGSLKVEGMVALVQLGPEWYGMLYSQADSKKKSNLMMSLFEPGPEPLPWLGKMAQLGPISDAKENPYGEDDNKSPFPLQPKNKRSYAQNVTVWIKPSGLQTDVQKILRNARKLPEKTQTFYKELNRLRKAALAFGFLELLKGVADMLERECTLLPDTAHPDAAFQLTHAAQQLKVASTGASEYAAYEHNIAPLQTDFSSSSTERM